Genomic segment of Bactrocera dorsalis isolate Fly_Bdor unplaced genomic scaffold, ASM2337382v1 BdCtg131, whole genome shotgun sequence:
GTGGCGGTGCGATCCTCATTTTCTTATCTAAAAGACTCTAATTGACCCAATAAATAGTcaacttttttcaactaaatAACAATATTCCCAAATAGACCAGGgtatatagtttttgaaaaaaaaaaatcatagtacATAGTATGAAATCCAAAggaaacgaaagataaaataacaagCATTAAAGGAAAAATAGTTTAAGTTCGAATTGATGTTCGGAAAACGAAAAGGGAGAGGCGTGGTAgaatttttaagggttaaaaCGGTTTATTTCGATTTCCGGCAAAACTGTAAGGActatagaaaaaagttgtatGGCAATGTTTTAGGTAATGTAAGAATTTATAACTTCCGTTTATAGACTTTTTCTCAtgacctcaaaatttatgtcaaatattgaaataaacaagttttttggttttttcttgtGTAATAATTTGTTTCTTTCATAAAATGTTGAGTCAACTTATCAACTTGCTGGAATTCTGGGAAATTTTCAGGCGtgctaacctcaaaatttatgtgaaaaatgtaaataaaaacaagtttttgtgttttttatttatttgaacttttttatttttatcttgcacaataaaaatgaaaaatgagtCAACCTATCTACCTGGAATTCGGGGACATGCCGGAAATTTTCAACGTGCAATTCTAAAAAGACCTGCCAATAAGTAACTACGTGCATAATTGCCACAAATCGATAAACAACTTTAAAAACTCGTGCAAATAACGGtagttatatactcgtattatattaGGCGAAACTAGTTTCATACCAAAACACACACATTTCAACAGCCAAATTTGCTGGTTGACTCACATACATATCCCGTACAAGCATGTATGCAACTATATAATACATTTGCACCTATAAATTTTCGTtttgaaatacaaatacatatacatacacatacatatgtaatgcacGTATTTCCTTGCAAAAGTTGTGAtccattgaaatttttgtatgttttacgatcTGTTGCAATCCAGCATCAAAGTGTAGACTGCTTGCTCGCGCTCATATCAAGGAAAGAGCAAAAGTTCGCTAAAGCAATAAAAGTCTAGTCTCGATTGATAAGCGCGTATGACAACAGCCGGCACCGAGACTTCCCCGTGCCGGTGCCCGGTGCATATGCTCAATACGATCTTTGAACGCCAATATACACGCGGCTTTTGTATTGGTCCATACAATGTGTGATCGCGTACGATTGCTGGAATAGGAAATAAGAAGCagtttatatattgtattatactaattcgatttcattttgttattatttgtgtttGATTTCTAAGCACAAGCGTCATGAGGGGTATTCACTGTGAACTTTTGAGCTTAAATTTAGATTCTGGCCGCTTCGCTTAATTatgctttcaataaaaaatataatgtacACACATAAAAATCTATCAGTTGAATACTTAAGGGGGTATTTTACTcttgaatttggaaaaaattcgattttttttttcatatatttaaagtttggacccttaagaacatatcccccaaaggatttttttttttagacctGTCCctccctctaattattttaatttttaatatttttttgtaaaattgtttttctgtatttttaagatataaataaaaacaccataaaaaaaaggatagtaaaaatattttttggtttttttttttttaataaaattcaaaaaactgcccaaaatttgatttctagactagaatacccccttaagcgACACACCTAGTGTGACAGCCTGAAAAAACAATGGTGTTTGGGAattgaaacgaaaaaaaaatactgtttcgattgttttgaaattcgtatagcttatatatatttcaacaacacaaagtaaagttttttaaaaattgaaaattttgaaaatatttagaaaaattttaaattttgatttttttgaaaaatttaaaattttgagatttcgaaaattttttgaaaattgttaaaaattttgaaatttttcgaaatcttttcgtgtttcaaatcaaacttcaacttatttttttacatttacatacactaataaataaataaacaaatatgtacaattttgGTCGACccctttttgccatttttttcgcTAAAGACATTACTCCATCACTGTAataactttcatcagtgtaaatcgaaatttccagaattgttgtgctacacgaactgatatagcatcgtctccgtaaacttataaatttcattagtggcttacgtggcattcttctcttttttatacaaaaatttcaaaatatatcgatttttttttattatcactcagttttgaacagctgtaaatttttttaactttatcgaATTCagtttttttggctttttgtttgaagcttaaaatctcaattttttaacactatatggtatgatacaatgtgattggtagcactggagatatgcgactgcaacgacaactcttgacaaaatacgaaaagactttttcgactacccaatataagtTAATTGCGCACTGATTTAGAAGCCTTACTTACAACTGAATAATTATTGACAAGTGAACATTGTGCTAAATCAGCATttatatacacttacatatatacacatgtgctaaatatatttatataatatttcattataatttgtttactttggcTTTGAAATATTCAAAGGAAAGAGCATCATAACTGGAAagtggaaatatttttgaaataataaaatttttttacatacatattaataatttatttttatacatacataagcatacattgttgtgtatatataatatgtatgtgtctacATTTCTATTTGCATcacttaaaaaagtaataacttTTACGACATTTAATTAACgatttataaacatttatgtatatataagtacacgagtatacatatgtatatatgtatgtacatacatagattgcCTTAATTGGCATTAAAATAGGTCAGGCGATAATATTCACTTACAGAAATCACATGGAGAAGGCGCACGCCCTTGTTTATAGGAAGGAAATTCAATGAATGAGCGTAAATtgaataacaaatttatttttgtaaatattttttttgagtgaaaaatatttttgcaagttTTACGTGCTATTGACGTCACTTATCGTTACTAAGCTGTGATTCTCTAGGTTTTAGTTAGCAAGCTAACGTCATAGCATTATAAAATGGTTTGGCAGGCCCACTTTTATGAATAACATTAATttaatagtatatacatactaacatgCGTACGCGAGtatatacatccatacatatgtatgtatgtagctatgaattcattgattaaaaattatagcACGAACATGTTTTGCTTGCATGCTTGAGTGGTCAattgtaatacattttttagtctGAGGCGATAGTGGTTTTATAATTACTAtagtaattatataaaatatttgacagacataaaatattaaatcgcAAAGTAATCAACAAGGTTCTTTAAATGCTTGAGATTCCCAAAGTTATCTTATCTAAGTTCATAAGTAGATAAACAATGTGATTTGGCAAAGCCAtttggtaaatatgtatgtttactgtTGCAGATTTGCCTaactatacatacacacattttattgaattttgtttttagcGCTctgtaaaaactttaatttattcCCACATGCATGCTACTAAAACCTctacaaatatattaataatatatgtggtcgtttatatatatatagaatactcttcacaatatattttcattataacaTTCACCGTTATATTCCAAATTAAACCGTTCATAAcagtaaaaagtgaaatgtagtttaatttaaatatttatcatttcaatttaaatgaggcctaaaagtatgctacaaaCGAACTACCAACGCGCATTATACACAAATATCGCACTAgaccagagaacataaaagaTTAAACAAAACAATTGCGTAATGCTTTGCAGCTTgtacaaaaattgcgaaaaacaaTGTAAACATGTGGATTTAGATAATATAGaggtttttcaattttattcttaaacaaaaagtatttCTTGGGTGCGCATAGATTGTTACATGATGAATGCGAACTAACGTAAATACGTTGtatacaaaatagaaaaaaaattaaatcgtaACCAATTATAAAGCAATTGttggtaaatttttgtttagaaaattaaataaaataaatgcactACGGTTTATAACAGATGATCAATGTCGACATAGTAGATTTACAATTTTCCTGTCAACTCTGGTACAGCTTTGAAGAGATCCGCCACCAAACCAATATCTGCCACCTGGAAGATTGGTGCTTCGGGATCTTTGTTTATAGCCACTATTGTCTTAGAGTCTTTCATGCCAGCCAAGTGCTGAATGGCACCGGAAATTCCGACAGCGATATATAACTCGGGTGCGACAATTTTGCCTGTTTGACCAATTTGCAGATCGTTGGGCACATAACCAGCATCAACAGCAGCACGGGAAGCACCGACAGCAGCACCAAATTTATCAGCCAGATCGTAAAGTAGTTTAAAGTTATCGCCAGATTTCAAACCACGTCCACCAGACACAATCACTTTGGCACCGGTCAACTCTGGACGGTCAGATTTAGTAAGTTCTTGCGAAACAAATTCACTCAATTGGGAGGCATAATCTCCAGTTGGTGCCTGTTCTACAGCGCCGCTACCACCAGTAGCAGCGGCAGGTGCGAAATTCGTACCACGAACGGTTATCACTTTAACGGGGTCTGTGGAGCGTAGCGTCAATATGGCGTTACCAGCGTAGATAGTACGCACAAAGGTGTCTTCGCTCTTTACATCGATAATTTCTGAAATAGGCGACACATCCAATTTAGATGCTACGCGTGGAAGTACATTTTTTCCAAACGCGGTGGCACCAGCCAATATATGTGTAAATTTGAATTGCGATTGAGCTGCCAGCACGAGTGGTGTGATAGATTCCGGTGTGAAACCCTTGAAAGCTGCGTTCTCCGCTACCAACACTTTAGCAACACCTTCGACCTTGGCAAGTGCTTCAGATGCCTAGAAATTTTATACACGGTATTACTTTGTTGTTGATTATGCAAACATAAAGCGAGTAATGCACTTACCGGACCACATTTGGTGCCAGCTACCAAAACTGTGACATCACCGCCGATCTTCTTCGCAGCGGAGATGGTGTTTAATGTAATGGGATTTAGTGCCTCATTATTATGCTCAGCAACCACCAAGGTGCTCTTGCAGCGGTTGATCTGTAataaatgcattatttttttcacgtGGGCTTCATTATTGCTTTTTGCTTACCAAACTGCTGCGAATAAGATTCCTTGCATTCGAACTGAACATTGTAGattgaaaataataagtaataattacaaaaataaattataggtGGTTTTGTTGCAAACTCCTGCAAAAATGTTAGCTGATAAGAATTTTTCCTTAATCAAATATCGCTAATTAAACACTTACTCGGCGATCGCCACGAAAGTCCAAAAGTCGAATAACACTTCAGACAGCTGTTCATGGTGAGTTATACAATCGGCTGGTTTGTGTCACAACTATGTTGTGCTACTGTCAAATTTGAAATGTTCAAATTCTAATAATAAATTCTGTGTAAtactaggggtattctcttgctcttgcaaaacccggtgcacggtgcaagcattgcagatttacaacggcacaacaacaaacacacgcagaaaaatatttgcaagggctgtgaaatatgtcagacccaaacccatgtatattagcgtgcaatgtcacgcaaaaataaaattgcaaccctgttgtagttgccattttacataaagacatattacgtcgttaaactgttgagaaaggtaaattttaattagattttataatttatatttaaattataaagttttgttacagtttttttgttaaaaatgcatgcagaaggtgcgccaattcacaatagccatgcacaatagccatttacaataaattgactgaatcagtcgctcatatatcactagattctgcaatgggtgctctcgtgcccttgtatatttcggtgtagtatttttgcaatctgcaatcttgcaagagcaagagaatacccctaataaattcatttttaaactttttgaatatatttataacattgAAAGTAATTTCACAATTGTATTTGCAAACTTACCACTTTCGTTGAGAGTTTTCAGTGTGTGTTGtcaacattttttggtaaaGTGGCAGCATTGATTGTTGACAAGTGTGCGTGtaagataatattatatatgtcaAATATCTtcgtaaatatttatagttttcaagaaataataaaattttgataaatctaTTTGAAGTCttccacaattttaaattcaaagtgtattcaaaagtatttaaatattttttgttgtccgTGCGGCAACTATCAAATAGTAGCAGGACTATGGCACCTTCAATACCAGATAGGTAAGCGCTAAAAGCGGCAGCGTGAAGCTCAAATGTTTCTCCCCCCCattcatatacttatttatgtatgtatgtaataatttgCAGATGGCTTAACTATACTCCAATGGGTCAACGGGTTGAAGGAACacgatttattgcatttaaagTGCCGCTTCGGGAGGTGAGTTTATAGCGAGAAACTTAACTGTCGCTTAAATGTTAGTAGTCCTTATTTTTTG
This window contains:
- the LOC105230163 gene encoding electron transfer flavoprotein subunit alpha, mitochondrial, translating into MFSSNARNLIRSSLINRCKSTLVVAEHNNEALNPITLNTISAAKKIGGDVTVLVAGTKCGPASEALAKVEGVAKVLVAENAAFKGFTPESITPLVLAAQSQFKFTHILAGATAFGKNVLPRVASKLDVSPISEIIDVKSEDTFVRTIYAGNAILTLRSTDPVKVITVRGTNFAPAAATGGSGAVEQAPTGDYASQLSEFVSQELTKSDRPELTGAKVIVSGGRGLKSGDNFKLLYDLADKFGAAVGASRAAVDAGYVPNDLQIGQTGKIVAPELYIAVGISGAIQHLAGMKDSKTIVAINKDPEAPIFQVADIGLVADLFKAVPELTGKL